A stretch of Bradyrhizobium sp. AZCC 2262 DNA encodes these proteins:
- a CDS encoding alpha/beta fold hydrolase, translated as MPSFHNGAVEIAYLDEGEGDPIVLVHGFASSKNVNWVYPTWVSDLRKDGRRVIALDNRGHGDSEKLYDSADYEIAIMASDVIALLDHLGIERADIMGYSLGSRMTAILAREQPQRLRSAILGGIGIGLIEGGGPSENVAIALEAPSLEDVTDPVGRTFRAFADQTRSDRRALAACLRGSRRLMTSEEAAGIGVPVLIAVGTKDEIAGSAAALGKIIPGAEVLDILNRDHMRAVGDKVYKVGVTDFLSRRQ; from the coding sequence ATGCCGAGTTTTCACAACGGCGCTGTCGAAATTGCCTATCTCGACGAAGGCGAGGGTGATCCGATCGTTCTCGTGCACGGCTTTGCCTCCAGCAAGAACGTCAACTGGGTCTACCCGACCTGGGTTTCCGACCTGAGGAAAGACGGTCGTCGCGTCATCGCGCTCGACAATCGCGGCCACGGCGATTCCGAAAAGCTCTACGATTCCGCAGATTACGAAATTGCGATCATGGCGAGTGATGTCATCGCGCTGCTGGATCATTTGGGAATCGAGCGCGCTGACATCATGGGCTATTCCCTGGGGTCGCGCATGACGGCGATCCTGGCGCGCGAGCAGCCGCAGCGGTTGCGCTCGGCGATCCTCGGCGGCATCGGCATCGGGCTGATCGAGGGCGGCGGCCCCAGCGAGAACGTGGCGATCGCGCTGGAAGCGCCCTCGCTGGAGGACGTCACCGATCCGGTCGGGCGGACATTTCGCGCCTTCGCCGATCAGACCCGCTCCGACCGCCGCGCGCTTGCCGCCTGCCTGCGCGGTTCGCGACGGCTGATGACATCGGAGGAGGCCGCCGGCATCGGCGTGCCGGTCCTGATCGCGGTAGGCACCAAAGACGAAATCGCGGGCTCAGCCGCGGCGCTCGGGAAAATCATTCCGGGCGCCGAGGTGCTCGACATTCTGAACCGCGATCACATGCGCGCCGTCGGCGACAAGGTCTACAAGGTCGGCGTCACCGACTTCCTGTCGCGCCGGCAATGA
- the cysE gene encoding serine O-acetyltransferase, whose translation MAVHQVNPQGSKLAALDPIWDRVRTEAEDIVRREPELASFIYSTVLHHERLEDSVIHRIAERLDHSALSGDLIRQTFDEALRDEADLGNAFRADLVAVYDRDPATSRFIDPLLYFKGFHALQTHRLAHWLYQKGRKDFAYYLQSRSSAVFQTDINPAAKIGRGIFLDHATGFVCGETAVIDDDVSILHGVTLGGTGKENEDRHPKIRRGVLIGAGAKILGNIEIGHCARIAAGSVVVKPVPHNVTVAGVPAKIVGEAGCAEPSRTMDQMLGAIGL comes from the coding sequence ATGGCAGTGCATCAGGTCAATCCGCAGGGTTCAAAACTGGCCGCACTCGATCCGATCTGGGACCGGGTGCGAACCGAGGCGGAGGACATCGTCCGCCGCGAGCCCGAACTGGCTTCCTTCATCTATTCGACCGTGCTGCATCACGAGCGCCTTGAAGATTCGGTGATCCATCGTATCGCCGAGCGGCTCGATCATTCGGCGCTGTCGGGCGATTTGATCCGCCAGACCTTTGACGAGGCGCTGCGCGACGAGGCTGATCTCGGCAACGCGTTCCGCGCCGACCTGGTCGCCGTCTACGACCGCGATCCCGCAACATCGCGCTTCATCGATCCCTTGCTCTACTTCAAGGGATTTCACGCGCTGCAGACCCATCGGCTGGCGCACTGGCTCTATCAAAAGGGCCGCAAGGATTTCGCTTATTATCTGCAAAGCCGCTCGTCGGCGGTGTTTCAGACCGACATCAATCCCGCCGCCAAAATCGGCCGCGGCATCTTCCTCGACCACGCGACCGGCTTCGTCTGCGGCGAGACCGCCGTGATCGACGACGATGTTTCGATCCTGCACGGCGTCACGCTGGGCGGCACCGGCAAGGAGAACGAGGACCGTCATCCGAAGATCAGGCGCGGCGTGCTGATCGGGGCGGGCGCGAAAATTCTCGGCAATATCGAGATCGGCCATTGCGCGCGCATCGCGGCCGGCTCGGTGGTGGTGAAGCCGGTGCCTCACAACGTCACGGTGGCCGGCGTCCCCGCAAAGATTGTCGGTGAGGCCGGCTGTGCGGAGCCGTCGCGCACCATGGATCAGATGCTCGGCGCGATCGGGCTTTGA
- a CDS encoding DUF3126 family protein, whose translation MDVQEVRKLDAYLKRVFGNPKIRVVPRPKKDDSAEVYIGEEFIGVLFVDDEDDDRSFQFQMAILEEDLADVG comes from the coding sequence GTGGACGTTCAGGAAGTCAGGAAGCTCGACGCCTATCTCAAGCGCGTATTCGGCAATCCCAAGATCCGTGTCGTGCCACGGCCGAAAAAGGACGACTCCGCCGAAGTGTATATCGGCGAGGAGTTCATCGGCGTGCTGTTCGTCGATGACGAGGACGACGATCGCTCGTTCCAGTTTCAGATGGCGATCCTCGAGGAAGATCTGGCCGACGTCGGGTGA
- a CDS encoding DUF6949 family protein gives MSPDALNSLFSLCIGFALAGALTSGYQAMAARPAGFGLLGEGVAPKTFAAVPFLVFAAPFIIMRNTLRGAKIERRRFEFVMMATVLSGFWSLMSGTFFLMTLRATGVLA, from the coding sequence ATGTCGCCCGATGCGTTGAATTCCCTGTTCTCCCTGTGCATTGGCTTCGCGCTCGCGGGCGCGCTCACTAGCGGCTATCAGGCGATGGCGGCGCGGCCGGCGGGTTTCGGGCTGCTTGGGGAAGGCGTGGCGCCGAAGACGTTTGCGGCCGTGCCGTTTCTGGTTTTCGCCGCACCCTTCATCATCATGCGCAACACGCTGCGCGGCGCGAAGATCGAGCGCCGCCGCTTCGAATTCGTGATGATGGCGACCGTGCTTTCAGGCTTTTGGAGCTTGATGTCCGGCACGTTTTTCCTGATGACGCTGCGTGCCACCGGAGTGCTGGCCTGA
- a CDS encoding gamma carbonic anhydrase family protein — translation MAIYELDEQGPELPADGNYFIADTAVVIGKVRLLNSASVWFGAVLRGDNEWIEIGEGSNVQDNSTCHTDPGFPLTIGSNCTVGHNVILHGCTLEDDALVGMGSIVMNGARIRRGSVVGAGSIITEGKEYPEYSLIIGSPARVIRTLTPEQSTAMGRAAKSYVRNGPRFKNGLKKIG, via the coding sequence ATGGCGATCTACGAACTCGACGAACAGGGGCCTGAACTCCCTGCAGACGGAAACTATTTCATCGCGGATACCGCCGTCGTGATCGGCAAGGTGCGCCTCTTGAATTCCGCCAGCGTGTGGTTCGGCGCGGTGCTGCGCGGCGACAATGAGTGGATCGAGATCGGCGAAGGCTCCAACGTGCAGGACAATTCCACCTGCCATACCGATCCTGGCTTTCCGCTCACGATCGGCAGCAACTGCACGGTCGGCCACAATGTGATCCTGCACGGTTGCACGCTTGAAGACGACGCGCTCGTCGGAATGGGTTCAATCGTCATGAATGGCGCGCGGATACGCCGCGGCAGCGTCGTCGGCGCAGGTTCGATCATTACCGAAGGCAAGGAGTATCCCGAATATTCCCTGATCATCGGCTCGCCCGCGCGCGTGATCCGGACGTTGACGCCAGAGCAGTCGACGGCGATGGGGCGTGCCGCGAAGTCCTACGTGCGGAACGGGCCGCGATTCAAAAATGGATTGAAGAAGATCGGTTGA
- a CDS encoding dienelactone hydrolase family protein, which yields MSAEPLPTSDVIGLTKVAPFSRRGFMTASAAVTAGYTLAAGPVRADVIKTDTNGLVTGDVRIKVADGEMPGYFARPAGVSNPPVVLVAMEIFGLHEYIKDVTRRLAKLGAFAVAPDYYFRKGVDLTKVTDIPQLLPIVNSKPDAELLSDLDSTVAWAKSEGGDASKLGIIGFCRGGRTVWEYAAHSSTLKAGAAFYGPPVDPPNPLWPKSPTQLAGEMKAPVIGLYGEADTGIPIATVEAFKAALAADKKTAEFKIYPGAPHGFHADYRPSYRKDAAEDAWSQMQTWFRKYGVLS from the coding sequence ATGAGCGCCGAACCCCTGCCAACCTCTGATGTCATCGGGCTGACCAAGGTCGCGCCCTTCTCGCGACGCGGCTTCATGACCGCATCGGCCGCCGTGACGGCGGGCTACACGCTTGCGGCCGGGCCGGTGCGCGCCGACGTGATCAAGACCGACACCAACGGCTTGGTCACCGGTGACGTCAGGATCAAGGTTGCCGACGGCGAGATGCCCGGCTATTTCGCGCGGCCGGCCGGCGTCAGCAACCCGCCGGTGGTGCTGGTGGCGATGGAGATTTTCGGCCTGCACGAATACATCAAGGATGTGACGCGGCGCCTCGCCAAGCTCGGCGCGTTCGCGGTGGCACCGGATTACTATTTCCGCAAGGGCGTCGACCTGACCAAGGTCACGGATATCCCGCAGCTACTCCCGATCGTGAATTCGAAACCGGACGCCGAGCTATTATCCGATCTCGACAGCACCGTTGCCTGGGCCAAGTCGGAGGGCGGCGACGCTTCGAAGCTCGGCATCATCGGCTTCTGCCGCGGCGGACGCACGGTCTGGGAATATGCCGCCCACAGCAGCACCCTCAAGGCCGGCGCCGCGTTCTACGGCCCGCCGGTCGATCCGCCAAATCCGCTCTGGCCGAAGAGCCCGACGCAGCTCGCGGGCGAGATGAAGGCGCCTGTGATCGGTCTCTATGGCGAGGCCGACACCGGCATTCCCATAGCTACGGTAGAAGCCTTCAAGGCGGCTCTGGCGGCAGACAAGAAAACTGCCGAGTTCAAGATCTATCCCGGCGCCCCGCACGGCTTCCACGCCGACTATCGTCCTAGCTACCGCAAGGACGCGGCCGAGGACGCCTGGAGCCAGATGCAGACCTGGTTCAGGAAGTACGGGGTGTTGAGCTAG
- a CDS encoding alpha/beta hydrolase — protein MAHSEIDAIRTLLGSKPRPVGWSERRQRINEVGSTWSVASDVTCEAVDCDGVAGEWSIVPGSEPSRVLLYFHGGGYCSGSIVSHRRLVTEAGRAARTRTLAIDYRLAPEHPYPATHEDALTAWRFLREQGIAATDIAVGGDSAGGNLTLGLINRLRAAGEPLPACAWLISPWTDLTMSGSTLATKDAVDPLIHKAYLDELADAYAPPSIDRRDPLISPLFADLTGFPPVLIQVGSAETLLADAARLAEAAGAADVDVTLQIWPHMIHAWPVWNAGLQDGRRTLAYAGEFIRAHFR, from the coding sequence TTGGCGCACAGCGAGATCGACGCCATCCGCACATTGCTGGGCTCGAAGCCGCGGCCGGTTGGCTGGTCGGAGCGGCGGCAACGCATCAATGAGGTCGGATCGACCTGGTCGGTGGCGTCCGATGTGACATGCGAGGCCGTCGATTGCGACGGCGTTGCCGGCGAGTGGTCGATCGTTCCCGGCAGCGAGCCTTCGCGTGTGCTGCTGTATTTCCACGGCGGCGGATATTGCTCCGGCTCGATTGTGAGCCACCGCCGCCTGGTGACGGAAGCCGGGCGCGCGGCACGCACACGCACGCTTGCGATCGACTATCGGCTTGCTCCTGAACATCCCTACCCCGCCACCCATGAAGACGCGCTCACCGCGTGGCGCTTCCTGCGCGAGCAAGGCATTGCAGCGACTGATATCGCGGTCGGCGGCGACAGCGCCGGCGGCAACCTGACGCTCGGGCTGATCAACCGGCTGCGCGCGGCGGGAGAGCCGCTGCCGGCCTGCGCCTGGCTGATTTCGCCGTGGACCGACCTCACCATGTCAGGCAGCACGCTCGCGACCAAGGACGCCGTCGATCCGCTGATTCACAAAGCCTATCTCGACGAACTTGCGGATGCCTATGCGCCGCCATCCATCGATCGCCGCGATCCGCTGATCTCGCCGCTGTTTGCCGATCTCACAGGCTTTCCGCCGGTCCTGATTCAGGTCGGATCGGCCGAGACGTTGCTCGCGGACGCGGCGCGGCTTGCCGAGGCCGCAGGCGCAGCCGATGTCGATGTGACGCTGCAGATCTGGCCGCACATGATCCATGCATGGCCGGTCTGGAATGCTGGCCTCCAGGACGGCAGGCGCACGCTGGCATATGCCGGAGAGTTCATCCGGGCGCATTTCCGTTAG
- a CDS encoding transglutaminase-like cysteine peptidase, with the protein MLFRGQGKGLAIIAVLVGINASMGVSAKAGEALYASLGETARSPIGWVEFCDENASECRGGTSQPRDIVMSQTAWRDLVRVNKWVNETIKPITDMDHWGVIEKWSLPTDGYGDCEDYVLLKRKMLIDAGWPREALLITVVRDKKGEGHAVLTVKTDKGEFVLDNQNENVLAWTETGYRFVKRQSQSDPNVWVSLGDSRPAVATASSRDR; encoded by the coding sequence ATGTTGTTTCGGGGACAGGGGAAGGGACTGGCGATCATCGCCGTCCTGGTAGGGATAAACGCTTCAATGGGCGTCTCGGCGAAAGCCGGCGAGGCTCTCTATGCCAGCCTTGGCGAGACCGCGCGTTCGCCGATCGGCTGGGTCGAATTTTGCGACGAGAACGCGAGCGAATGCCGTGGCGGCACATCACAGCCGCGCGACATCGTGATGTCGCAGACGGCGTGGCGGGATTTGGTGCGAGTCAACAAGTGGGTCAACGAGACCATCAAGCCGATCACCGACATGGATCATTGGGGTGTGATCGAGAAATGGTCGTTGCCGACGGACGGATACGGTGACTGCGAGGACTATGTGCTTCTGAAGCGCAAGATGCTTATCGACGCCGGATGGCCGCGCGAAGCGCTGCTGATCACGGTGGTGCGCGACAAGAAGGGCGAAGGCCACGCGGTGCTGACGGTGAAGACCGACAAGGGCGAGTTCGTTCTCGACAACCAGAACGAAAACGTCCTGGCCTGGACCGAGACCGGCTACCGCTTCGTCAAGCGTCAGTCGCAGAGCGACCCGAACGTGTGGGTCTCGCTCGGTGACAGCCGCCCTGCGGTCGCCACCGCCTCGTCACGCGATCGATAA
- a CDS encoding PilZ domain-containing protein, giving the protein MSFAQKKTTTVPSAEERRRFQRVKVHLLGRYMLPDRREFPCQIINMSPGGLALLAPGIGNVGDRVIAYLDHIGRVEGKITRIIDNGFAMTVGATARKRDKLAAQLTWLANRDILNLPEDRRHDRIIPRNPIALLTLEDGSKMTCRIIDLSLSGAAIAAENRPPLKSLVMLGKVQSRVVRNLEEGFALEFVHEQVGEALEEAVTAR; this is encoded by the coding sequence ATGTCGTTTGCGCAAAAGAAAACAACCACTGTTCCGTCCGCCGAGGAGCGGCGGCGCTTTCAGCGTGTCAAAGTCCACCTGCTCGGCCGCTACATGCTGCCGGATCGCCGCGAATTTCCTTGCCAGATTATTAACATGTCCCCGGGCGGACTGGCCCTGCTGGCACCCGGCATCGGCAATGTCGGCGACCGCGTGATCGCCTATCTCGACCATATCGGCCGGGTCGAGGGCAAAATCACCCGCATCATCGACAACGGCTTTGCCATGACGGTCGGCGCCACCGCGCGCAAGCGCGACAAGCTGGCCGCCCAGCTCACCTGGCTGGCCAACCGCGATATCCTCAATTTGCCGGAAGACCGCCGCCACGACCGCATCATTCCGCGCAACCCGATTGCCCTGCTGACGCTCGAGGACGGCAGCAAGATGACCTGCCGCATCATCGACCTCTCGCTGTCGGGCGCCGCCATCGCCGCGGAAAACCGCCCCCCCCTGAAATCGCTGGTCATGCTGGGCAAGGTGCAGTCCCGCGTGGTGCGGAACCTCGAAGAAGGCTTCGCGCTTGAGTTCGTCCACGAGCAGGTCGGCGAGGCGCTCGAAGAAGCGGTTACCGCGCGGTAA
- a CDS encoding enoyl-CoA hydratase-related protein: MPGVKRERDDSVGVLTLDEPVTLNAMTPDLLGDLATAIGEINDDPRVRALVLTGAGRGFCSGQNLKAAQILGDDIAAGVMKYYWPTFKALRECRVPVVVAVNGVAAGGGFSLAMAGDMIVAARSARFIQVFSRIALVPDLGSTWLLPRLVGRQRALELMMTNEPLSADQAKEWGLVREVFDDAALRDGALSLARKLASGPTRALVATRRLIDESEHASYADQFRREIETQAEIRLSADALEGRSAFLEKRAAVFTGR; the protein is encoded by the coding sequence ATGCCGGGCGTGAAGCGGGAACGCGACGACAGTGTCGGCGTGCTGACACTGGATGAGCCTGTGACCCTGAATGCGATGACGCCCGATCTGCTGGGTGATCTCGCGACAGCCATCGGCGAGATCAACGATGATCCGCGGGTGAGGGCACTCGTGCTGACGGGCGCCGGCCGTGGCTTCTGCTCGGGCCAGAACCTCAAGGCCGCGCAAATCCTGGGCGACGACATCGCCGCCGGCGTGATGAAGTACTACTGGCCGACGTTCAAGGCGTTGCGGGAGTGCCGCGTGCCTGTCGTGGTGGCGGTCAACGGCGTGGCGGCGGGTGGCGGGTTCAGCCTCGCGATGGCGGGCGACATGATCGTGGCCGCGCGTTCGGCGCGCTTCATTCAGGTGTTCAGCCGCATCGCGCTGGTCCCCGATCTCGGTTCGACCTGGCTGCTGCCGCGTCTCGTCGGCCGGCAGCGCGCGCTCGAACTGATGATGACAAATGAGCCGCTCTCGGCCGATCAGGCCAAGGAATGGGGGCTGGTCCGCGAAGTCTTTGACGATGCCGCGCTTCGTGACGGTGCGCTTTCGCTGGCGCGCAAACTCGCAAGCGGGCCGACGCGCGCCCTGGTCGCGACGCGCCGGCTGATCGACGAGAGCGAACACGCCAGCTATGCCGATCAGTTCCGCCGCGAGATCGAAACGCAGGCGGAGATCCGCCTCAGCGCCGATGCGTTGGAAGGACGCAGCGCCTTCCTCGAGAAACGCGCGGCGGTGTTCACCGGACGCTGA
- the poxB gene encoding ubiquinone-dependent pyruvate dehydrogenase → MRIDNVADLIAETLAQAGVKRIFGVVGDSLNGLTDALRKRKAIDWIHVRHEEVAAFAAAGEAQVTGELAVCAGSCGPGNLHLINGLFDAHRSRTPVLAIAAQIPSAEIGGGYFQETHPQDLFRECSHYCELVSDPAQLPYVLENAIRAAVGRRGVAVIAIPGDVALRSAPKRGISPNAGLLPAAPIVRPAEGELEALAKLLDGAKRVTLFCGRGCAGAHDDLMRLAEALQSPIVHALGGKEHVEFDNPYDVGMTGFIGFSSGYAAMHACDVLLMLGTDFPYKQFLPTDAKIAQVDIRPENLGRRCKLDLGIVGDVGATIGALLPKLKAKTERRHLDDSLAHYKKARAGLDELAQGTPGQKPIHPQYLARLLSEQVSDDAVFTADVGTPTIWAARYLVMNGRRRLIGSFVHGSMANAMAHAIGAQAAQKGRQVVSMSGDGGFAMLMGDLITLTQMKLPVKVVIFNNGVLGFVAMEMKASGFIETGVDLKNPDFAAMARAMGIHAVRVEDPGELPNAIRDVLAHDGPAVLDVVTATQELSMPPTITAEQIKGFSLWVLRAVMSGRGDEVIDVAKTNLLSR, encoded by the coding sequence ATGCGGATCGACAATGTTGCGGACCTCATCGCGGAGACGCTGGCCCAGGCCGGCGTCAAGCGCATCTTCGGCGTGGTGGGCGATAGCCTGAACGGTCTCACCGACGCGCTGCGCAAACGAAAGGCGATCGACTGGATTCACGTCCGGCATGAGGAGGTCGCGGCCTTTGCCGCCGCGGGCGAAGCGCAGGTCACGGGCGAACTTGCGGTGTGTGCGGGATCGTGCGGTCCCGGCAATCTGCATCTCATCAACGGCCTGTTCGATGCGCATCGCAGCCGCACGCCGGTGCTCGCCATCGCCGCGCAGATTCCGTCTGCTGAAATCGGCGGCGGCTACTTTCAGGAGACGCATCCGCAGGACTTGTTCCGGGAATGCAGCCACTATTGCGAACTGGTTTCCGATCCGGCGCAATTGCCTTACGTCCTGGAGAACGCCATTCGCGCGGCCGTGGGGCGGCGCGGCGTCGCCGTCATCGCCATCCCCGGCGACGTCGCGTTGCGGTCCGCGCCGAAGCGCGGCATCTCTCCGAATGCCGGGCTGCTGCCGGCGGCGCCAATCGTTCGGCCGGCCGAAGGCGAACTGGAGGCGCTGGCCAAACTCCTCGACGGCGCCAAGCGCGTCACGCTGTTCTGCGGCCGCGGCTGTGCCGGCGCGCATGACGATCTGATGCGACTTGCCGAGGCGCTGCAGAGCCCGATCGTGCATGCGCTCGGCGGCAAGGAGCATGTCGAGTTCGACAACCCTTACGACGTCGGCATGACCGGGTTCATCGGCTTCTCGTCCGGCTATGCCGCGATGCACGCATGCGACGTATTACTGATGCTCGGCACTGATTTTCCCTACAAGCAGTTCCTGCCGACGGACGCGAAGATCGCGCAGGTCGACATCCGCCCGGAAAATCTCGGCCGCCGCTGCAAGCTCGACCTCGGCATCGTCGGCGACGTCGGCGCCACGATCGGCGCGCTGCTGCCGAAGCTGAAGGCGAAGACGGAGCGCAGGCATCTCGACGACAGCCTGGCTCACTACAAGAAAGCCCGCGCCGGGCTCGACGAGCTCGCGCAAGGCACGCCCGGACAGAAGCCGATCCACCCGCAATATCTGGCGCGCCTCCTGAGCGAGCAGGTGTCTGACGACGCGGTATTTACGGCCGACGTCGGCACGCCGACGATCTGGGCGGCGCGCTATCTCGTCATGAACGGCCGCCGGCGCCTGATCGGCTCCTTTGTCCACGGCTCGATGGCCAACGCCATGGCGCACGCCATCGGCGCCCAGGCCGCGCAGAAGGGGCGGCAGGTGGTGTCGATGTCGGGCGATGGCGGGTTTGCCATGCTGATGGGCGACCTGATCACGCTGACGCAGATGAAGCTGCCGGTGAAGGTCGTGATCTTCAACAACGGCGTGCTGGGTTTCGTTGCCATGGAGATGAAGGCCTCCGGCTTCATCGAAACCGGCGTCGATCTGAAGAATCCCGATTTCGCCGCGATGGCGCGGGCCATGGGCATTCATGCGGTGCGGGTGGAGGATCCGGGCGAACTCCCGAACGCGATCCGCGACGTGCTGGCCCATGACGGCCCGGCCGTCCTCGATGTCGTCACCGCGACGCAGGAATTGTCGATGCCACCGACGATCACGGCAGAGCAGATCAAGGGCTTTAGCCTCTGGGTGCTTCGCGCCGTGATGAGCGGCCGCGGCGACGAGGTGATCGATGTGGCCAAGACCAATTTGCTGTCGCGCTAG
- a CDS encoding efflux RND transporter periplasmic adaptor subunit, which produces MHLDKAVSGTLVSAVMLGAIGFGMIASADAQVAPAGPPAVGVMEAVKRPVIQSSEFLGRIEATNRVSVVARVTAFLEQRHFVEGAEIKTGDLLYKLERGPFEADLKSKQAQVAQLQATLVNAKLTTERARTLLGGPAGQQSTYDAAVANQQSLEAQVQAAQAQVDLSQINLDYTEIRSPIDGMIGRTAVTEGNVVSPSSGVLTTIVSQDPMYVTFPVSVREALDLRERYAPRGGFNAVVIRLRLTDGRLYDQVGKLNFVNNTIAQSTDTITLRGTIPNPPLPHLSGGRLTVRELTDGEFVTVLLEGVQPVDVVAIPRSAVLSDQQGEYVFVLGADNKAEQQRIQLGQSTPTIASVTSGLSPGEKVIVEGLQRVQPGRPVAPGPASALLQSSMNASVDSGSSQKSGGGIGPKPTGTGP; this is translated from the coding sequence ATGCACCTTGATAAGGCAGTGAGCGGCACGCTGGTAAGCGCCGTCATGCTGGGGGCCATCGGTTTCGGAATGATCGCAAGCGCCGACGCCCAGGTCGCGCCAGCAGGACCTCCGGCCGTCGGCGTGATGGAAGCGGTCAAGCGGCCCGTGATCCAATCCAGCGAGTTTCTGGGGCGTATCGAAGCGACCAATCGCGTCAGCGTTGTCGCGCGCGTCACGGCCTTTCTGGAGCAACGCCATTTTGTGGAAGGCGCCGAGATCAAGACCGGCGATCTGCTCTACAAGCTCGAGCGCGGTCCCTTTGAGGCCGACCTCAAGTCGAAGCAGGCGCAGGTCGCGCAGCTCCAGGCAACTTTGGTCAACGCCAAGCTGACAACCGAGCGGGCGAGGACGCTGCTGGGCGGACCAGCCGGCCAACAATCCACCTATGACGCTGCAGTCGCCAACCAGCAGAGCCTGGAAGCGCAAGTGCAGGCGGCGCAGGCGCAGGTCGACCTATCGCAGATCAACCTCGATTACACCGAAATTCGCTCGCCGATCGACGGCATGATTGGACGCACGGCAGTCACTGAAGGCAACGTGGTCAGCCCGAGCTCTGGCGTGCTCACTACCATCGTCAGTCAGGACCCCATGTATGTCACGTTTCCGGTGTCGGTCCGCGAAGCGCTTGATCTGCGCGAACGCTACGCCCCACGGGGCGGCTTCAACGCAGTCGTCATTCGCCTTCGGCTAACGGACGGCCGTCTGTATGATCAGGTGGGCAAGCTCAATTTTGTCAATAACACGATTGCGCAGAGCACCGACACGATCACGCTGCGGGGGACGATTCCCAATCCGCCCTTGCCGCATCTGTCGGGCGGCCGCCTGACCGTGCGCGAGCTTACCGACGGTGAGTTCGTCACTGTGCTGCTCGAAGGCGTACAGCCGGTCGATGTAGTGGCGATCCCGCGCTCAGCGGTGCTCTCGGATCAGCAAGGTGAGTATGTTTTTGTCCTCGGCGCCGACAACAAAGCCGAGCAGCAGCGAATTCAGCTTGGGCAATCAACACCGACGATTGCATCCGTGACAAGTGGGCTTTCGCCTGGCGAAAAGGTGATCGTCGAGGGCTTGCAGCGGGTGCAGCCCGGCCGGCCGGTGGCGCCGGGACCCGCGAGCGCGCTGCTGCAATCGAGCATGAACGCGAGCGTGGATAGTGGCAGCAGCCAGAAAAGCGGCGGCGGGATCGGGCCGAAACCGACGGGCACAGGTCCATGA